One segment of Allorhodopirellula heiligendammensis DNA contains the following:
- a CDS encoding FG-GAP-like repeat-containing protein, whose translation MIRFRHATSLFTVFLLTLGVAGGCRRTATDDVAENSDSSAITAEAPAELTVLGAVPPFSLVDQAGHEVGREQMKGKIWIATFVFTRCGSTCPAQTAAFTKLQRRLKQAGAWGNVELVTITVDPAYDTPEVLAKYGADAAADFSHWHFLTGDRGAIWDLSKDGFKLPVLSPRDGDELISHSPMFALVDTENQIRGYYSGLLPQANAKLEHDILSLLDQQIPDWTEQVHEISVPEDVRNPVWLEDRAAAQRESFSGVDVRHDFQFADARESSGIDFTDRVVEDVKKTFKAAHYDHGSAVAVADVDNDGLPDLYFVCQLGENELWRNLGDGKFENITAEAGIGEPDEVSVGASFADIDNDGNVDLYLTRVRAPNKLFRGDGQGHFEDISASAGVDYAGHSSGSVFFDYDRDGLLDLLLTNVGKYTTDERADGFYHAYPGAFTGHLHADRAEPNILFRNLGAGRFENVNDQVGLQDISWTGDATPIDANEDGWPDIYLLNMQGHDEYYENQGGKSFTKKSRELFPKTAWGTMGVKVFDYDRDGQLDLYVTDMHTDMVHDLEPDNEKAKMRRNLPLQVLATDGNHQLGNTFFRKVGDDQFEEVSDRINAENYWPWGISVGDLNADGFEDVFVAASMNYPYRYGINSVLLNDTGETFVDSEFVLGVEPRAKGTAQPWMELDCSGADKDNRHCQDCGGKVLVWAATGTRSSVIFDYDDDGDLDIVTNDFGGTPMVLRSSLSEQPGLHFLKIALIGHESNRDGLGATVTVHAGDQRWLAVHDGKSGYLAQSHLPLYFGLGDAETVTKIEVNWPSGKQQVLTGPIPANQLVTVREASVADETTEESLGDNE comes from the coding sequence ATGATCCGCTTCCGTCACGCAACATCGCTTTTCACTGTATTTTTGCTGACGCTAGGCGTTGCCGGCGGATGTCGACGGACAGCAACCGATGACGTTGCGGAGAACAGCGACAGCAGCGCAATTACCGCGGAGGCACCAGCGGAATTGACAGTGCTCGGCGCAGTGCCGCCATTTTCGCTCGTCGACCAAGCAGGTCATGAGGTCGGTCGGGAACAGATGAAGGGTAAAATCTGGATCGCCACCTTCGTCTTCACGCGTTGTGGTTCAACGTGCCCTGCACAAACGGCGGCATTCACGAAGTTGCAGAGGCGGCTGAAACAGGCGGGGGCATGGGGCAATGTGGAGTTAGTAACGATCACGGTCGATCCGGCCTACGATACACCCGAGGTGCTCGCTAAATATGGAGCGGACGCAGCAGCCGATTTCTCCCATTGGCATTTTTTGACCGGTGACCGCGGGGCAATCTGGGATCTCAGCAAAGATGGTTTCAAGCTGCCGGTACTGTCGCCGCGTGATGGCGATGAATTGATTTCCCACAGTCCGATGTTCGCCCTCGTCGATACAGAGAATCAAATCCGCGGCTACTACTCAGGACTGCTACCGCAGGCCAACGCGAAACTTGAGCACGACATTCTTTCACTGCTTGATCAACAGATCCCGGATTGGACCGAGCAGGTGCATGAGATTTCAGTTCCCGAGGACGTTCGCAACCCCGTTTGGTTGGAAGACAGAGCAGCAGCACAGCGCGAGAGTTTCTCCGGTGTCGACGTGCGCCACGACTTTCAGTTTGCTGATGCGCGGGAATCAAGTGGTATCGATTTCACCGACCGAGTCGTTGAGGACGTGAAGAAAACATTTAAAGCGGCACACTACGATCACGGCAGCGCCGTGGCGGTCGCGGACGTCGATAACGATGGGTTACCTGACCTGTACTTTGTTTGTCAGTTGGGTGAGAACGAATTGTGGCGAAACCTCGGCGACGGGAAATTCGAAAACATCACGGCGGAAGCCGGTATCGGTGAACCAGACGAGGTCTCCGTGGGTGCCTCGTTTGCCGACATCGACAACGACGGAAACGTGGATCTGTACCTGACCCGTGTCCGTGCCCCCAACAAGCTTTTTCGCGGTGATGGGCAGGGGCACTTTGAAGACATCTCTGCTTCCGCGGGCGTCGATTATGCGGGTCATTCTTCCGGGAGTGTTTTTTTTGACTATGACCGTGACGGACTGCTCGACCTACTGCTGACGAACGTCGGCAAATACACCACCGACGAACGTGCCGATGGTTTCTACCATGCATATCCAGGCGCGTTCACTGGGCACCTGCACGCCGACCGCGCCGAGCCAAATATTCTCTTTCGTAACTTGGGCGCCGGGAGGTTTGAAAATGTCAATGATCAAGTCGGCTTGCAAGACATCAGCTGGACAGGGGATGCGACTCCCATCGACGCCAACGAAGACGGTTGGCCAGACATTTATTTGCTTAACATGCAAGGCCACGACGAATACTACGAAAACCAAGGGGGTAAAAGTTTCACGAAGAAGAGTCGTGAACTGTTTCCTAAAACGGCGTGGGGGACCATGGGCGTGAAAGTGTTCGATTATGACCGCGACGGACAATTGGACCTTTATGTAACGGATATGCACACTGACATGGTGCACGATCTCGAACCGGATAATGAGAAAGCGAAGATGCGGCGAAACCTACCTCTGCAAGTACTCGCCACCGATGGCAACCACCAGCTCGGAAACACGTTTTTTCGCAAGGTGGGCGACGATCAATTTGAGGAGGTCTCCGATCGCATCAACGCAGAGAACTACTGGCCCTGGGGAATCAGCGTGGGTGATCTGAACGCCGATGGATTTGAAGATGTCTTCGTCGCCGCCAGCATGAACTATCCTTATCGGTATGGCATTAATTCTGTTCTGCTCAATGACACGGGGGAAACATTTGTCGATAGCGAATTCGTATTGGGCGTGGAGCCTCGGGCTAAGGGGACTGCTCAACCTTGGATGGAGTTGGACTGCAGCGGCGCTGACAAGGACAACCGTCATTGCCAGGACTGTGGAGGCAAGGTGCTCGTTTGGGCTGCAACCGGCACTCGTAGTAGTGTCATTTTTGATTATGACGACGATGGCGATTTGGATATCGTCACCAATGATTTCGGGGGCACACCCATGGTGCTCCGCAGCAGTTTAAGCGAACAGCCTGGGCTGCATTTTCTCAAAATTGCATTGATCGGTCACGAATCGAACCGAGATGGTCTCGGTGCGACGGTCACCGTGCATGCCGGAGATCAACGCTGGCTGGCGGTCCATGACGGCAAATCCGGATATCTGGCTCAAAGCCATCTGCCGCTCTATTTCGGGTTGGGAGATGCCGAGACGGTGACGAAAATTGAGGTCAATTGGCCTTCAGGAAAACAGCAAGTTTTGACGGGGCCCATTCCCGCAAACCAACTGGTGACAGTGAGGGAAGCGTCCGTCGCTGACGAAACCACTGAAGAATCCCTGGGTGATAATGAGTGA
- a CDS encoding UvrB/UvrC motif-containing protein translates to MIHLPLELGWNVNLVLPHIVAHNISAYCQGDTVVVPLPDDRGNGVVRQLSRWLHPPLAITVSYNTARFIRNIDLSYDPLRMPLDFPCFHEIHSAMSDFGCMTSSELDVALHYYPTSSDIPKLFEEIECLELKKEELVRQQDFESAARARDDGNLLRTQVDDILREHLGIPMERHDGG, encoded by the coding sequence GTGATCCATCTACCGCTCGAGCTGGGCTGGAACGTGAATCTCGTGTTGCCGCACATTGTCGCACACAACATCTCGGCGTACTGCCAAGGCGACACGGTAGTTGTGCCACTTCCCGACGACCGCGGAAACGGAGTAGTCCGTCAACTCTCTCGCTGGCTTCATCCACCGCTTGCTATCACCGTCTCATACAATACCGCTCGATTTATTCGCAACATCGACTTGTCGTATGACCCGCTTCGGATGCCTCTCGATTTCCCTTGCTTTCACGAGATACACTCGGCAATGTCCGACTTCGGTTGCATGACATCCAGTGAACTTGACGTCGCGCTGCACTATTACCCAACATCCTCTGACATCCCTAAACTATTTGAGGAGATTGAATGTCTCGAGCTCAAGAAAGAGGAGCTCGTTCGCCAGCAGGACTTTGAATCTGCGGCGCGGGCTCGCGACGACGGCAATTTGCTTCGGACTCAAGTGGATGATATCTTACGAGAACATCTTGGTATCCCCATGGAACGCCACGACGGCGGATAA
- a CDS encoding ISL3 family transposase has translation MSTSLLYHSFGIRGYRQTRIEPTGGVTRFHVHPNEKSIXCSSCQSSNVIKRGVTQREFRCSPIGLKQTVIVATLPRLQCRDCGVVRQIKVGFADARRSYTKDWANYALQLTRSMTIKDVADLLGVTWDVIKEIKKDDLRRRFANPSLKDVRRIAIDEICIGKGHRYVTLVMNLDSGAIIFVGDGKSAESLVPFWKRLGRRRHRIEAVAMDMSSAYISAVRGNLPKADIVFDRFHVVKLMNEKLTTLRRQLYQEATADEKSVLKGSRWLLLKNPENLSEDRDEEAHLAAALKLNEPLATGYYLKEELRLFWGHTFRWPAQLFLRSWCRRATATGLSPLKTMAKTLTRLEEGLLSYFKHRISSGPMEGTNNKIKTLQRQSYGIRDREYFELLLYSLHQKKYALVG, from the coding sequence ATGTCCACCTCCTTGTTGTATCACTCTTTCGGCATTCGTGGCTACCGGCAGACTCGAATCGAGCCCACCGGAGGCGTNACACGGTTCCATGTNCATCCAAATGAGAAGTCGATCTGNTGTTCCTCGTGCCAGAGCAGCAACGTGATCAAACGAGGCGTCACGCAACGNGAATTCAGGTGCTCNCCGATCGGATTGAAGCAGACCGTCATTGTCGCCACTTTGCCACGTCTGCAGTGCCGCGATTGCGGGGTCGTTCGTCAGATCAAGGTCGGCTTTGCCGATGCTCGTCGAAGCTACACCAAGGACTGGGCCAACTATGCATTGCAGCTCACTCGCAGCATGACAATCAAAGACGTTGCCGATCTTCTCGGTGTCACATGGGATGTGATCAAGGAAATCAAGAAAGACGATCTCAGGCGACGATTCGCCAATCCTTCCCTGAAAGATGTTCGCCGAATTGCGATCGACGAGATCTGCATCGGCAAAGGGCATCGCTACGTGACACTGGTAATGAACTTGGATAGTGGAGCGATTATCTTCGTGGGAGACGGGAAATCGGCTGAATCGCTGGTTCCCTTTTGGAAACGCTTGGGGCGTCGGCGGCATCGAATCGAAGCGGTTGCAATGGACATGTCCTCGGCCTACATCTCCGCGGTGCGAGGCAACCTCCCCAAGGCCGACATCGTCTTTGACCGCTTTCATGTGGTGAAGTTGATGAACGAGAAGCTGACCACGCTGCGTCGACAATTGTACCAAGAGGCGACGGCCGACGAGAAATCGGTGCTCAAGGGGAGCCGCTGGTTGCTGCTGAAGAACCCCGAGAATCTAAGCGAGGATCGGGACGAAGAGGCTCACTTGGCTGCGGCGCTGAAGCTCAATGAACCGCTGGCCACGGGATACTATCTCAAAGAGGAGTTGCGATTGTTTTGGGGGCACACCTTTCGATGGCCTGCGCAGTTGTTCTTGCGGTCATGGTGCAGGCGAGCGACCGCGACGGGACTCTCACCATTGAAGACGATGGCCAAAACCCTGACGCGGCTTGAGGAAGGGCTATTGAGTTATTTCAAACACCGGATTTCTTCTGGACCGATGGAGGGCACCAATAACAAAATCAAGACGCTCCAACGACAATCCTACGGCATTCGTGATCGCGAATACTTCGAACTACTGCTTTATTCGCTCCATCAGAAAAAGTACGCTTTAGTCGGATGA
- a CDS encoding MBL fold metallo-hydrolase, with product MSESLNTRNPQRARLLVSSLGNAVCVALVSICLLLAGCGESADAIAIRKRLAERQLESPQYVESTVPEPVPEWSGKRNALLAPGVYGLGGLYPSAAYVIDTGDGLILIDTGSDENVVGLRNCMTEVGLQIEDVKFVLLTHAHYDHVFGANRVREVSHATVCVGADDLDVLRSANEFALFSLFPRIEFSGTPIVVDRTLNDGDRIELGDTVIHTMGCPGHTPGSMCYLAEKAGESFLFSGDVIASLRFGPATYPIFISPKFRGDAETYSATIDQLLAMDVPDYLLPGHPRQQTFSRPISIDTQQWQELLLPTQREIRTVVQRHQDDGKDFLDGSPKQIEKGLFYFGEIDGVAVYGLVDAEQSIVVNAPGGEQFLTKLQSRFERLGLDFRTPDAVLLTTRQPTHCSGLVSLAKTTLVMAPGGTPSLVSDAGSWPSLDEASLSRKLSTLVEVIALGEGDASELAYLLEIGGKRVLLTPAVPRNISLDWVTRKTGTAKGTLLEPQATDLRTLLEASDDLREQYLLALDTLGPTRPDIWLPSLPLTGQNANLYDETWHRIIVANRKLASATGDSLVLKASQ from the coding sequence ATGAGTGAATCATTGAATACGAGAAATCCCCAGCGAGCACGTTTACTAGTCTCCTCGCTCGGCAACGCGGTATGCGTTGCGCTCGTTAGCATCTGCTTGCTGCTCGCCGGCTGTGGTGAATCTGCTGATGCAATCGCGATTCGCAAACGTCTGGCAGAGCGTCAATTGGAGTCACCTCAGTACGTCGAGAGCACGGTACCCGAGCCGGTACCCGAGTGGTCTGGGAAACGGAACGCCTTGTTGGCCCCCGGCGTGTATGGGCTGGGCGGCCTGTACCCCAGCGCGGCGTATGTGATCGATACCGGTGACGGTCTCATTTTAATTGATACCGGATCGGACGAGAATGTAGTGGGTTTACGGAACTGCATGACTGAGGTGGGGTTGCAGATCGAGGACGTGAAATTCGTGTTGTTGACGCATGCTCACTACGATCACGTCTTCGGCGCGAACCGCGTTCGCGAGGTCTCCCACGCAACCGTTTGTGTCGGGGCAGATGACCTCGACGTGCTGCGCAGCGCCAACGAATTCGCGTTATTTTCGCTCTTCCCGCGAATTGAGTTTTCAGGGACGCCCATCGTCGTCGATCGAACGCTCAATGATGGTGATCGCATTGAACTGGGTGACACCGTTATTCACACGATGGGTTGTCCTGGTCACACACCAGGCAGCATGTGTTATCTCGCCGAGAAAGCCGGCGAATCATTTCTGTTTAGCGGTGATGTGATCGCGTCGCTACGGTTTGGACCCGCAACGTATCCGATCTTTATCTCGCCAAAGTTTCGAGGGGACGCCGAGACCTATTCGGCCACCATCGATCAATTATTGGCGATGGACGTACCCGATTATTTATTGCCCGGGCACCCGCGTCAGCAGACGTTTTCACGCCCAATATCCATCGATACTCAACAATGGCAGGAATTGCTGCTGCCCACTCAGCGTGAGATCAGAACCGTCGTGCAAAGGCACCAGGACGATGGCAAAGATTTTTTGGACGGCTCACCAAAGCAAATCGAAAAAGGGCTGTTCTACTTCGGTGAGATTGATGGAGTCGCTGTTTATGGGCTGGTCGATGCGGAACAAAGCATCGTTGTGAATGCACCTGGTGGGGAACAGTTCCTAACCAAGTTGCAAAGTCGTTTCGAGAGACTTGGGCTAGACTTTCGCACGCCCGATGCCGTTCTCCTGACCACTCGCCAGCCGACGCATTGCAGTGGACTGGTCAGTCTCGCCAAGACGACGTTGGTGATGGCACCGGGAGGGACTCCGTCGTTGGTGTCAGATGCCGGAAGTTGGCCGTCGCTGGACGAAGCTTCTTTGAGCCGAAAACTTTCAACTTTGGTTGAGGTAATCGCATTGGGCGAGGGAGACGCGAGCGAATTGGCCTACCTGTTAGAAATCGGTGGCAAACGCGTTCTGCTAACGCCTGCGGTACCGCGTAACATTTCCCTCGACTGGGTTACTCGCAAAACCGGCACCGCCAAGGGGACGCTACTGGAACCGCAGGCCACCGATCTACGCACCCTTCTGGAGGCCTCGGACGATCTACGCGAGCAATATTTGCTGGCACTCGATACGCTCGGTCCAACGCGTCCCGATATTTGGTTGCCAAGCCTCCCGCTGACCGGCCAGAACGCTAATCTGTATGATGAAACTTGGCACCGGATCATCGTCGCCAATCGCAAGTTGGCCAGCGCAACTGGGGATTCGCTGGTACTGAAAGCCTCGCAATAG
- a CDS encoding FG-GAP-like repeat-containing protein translates to MRPLCLHYRRRLSHRRCLSYGVVAVLFLGVLSGCGHRDEGPTAADVVRQQQRREAEAAAKPRTLDERLRVVSDYLDNRNPAAAAVALRPLLISDGSHPDVIVLAARVEAAQGNPVAAAKMLIENPGANEEATAHSLSVAAQWLIEAGEYDLAAAPLQAILDRSSADLDAAELIHIHRQLAEVLNNAGRRLAAAPHLNWLAQQGAIREQELFAMIAYGDPFINTTAPAPDFSQRLSPVALSRAKVLRHEGDLVGATKLTEVLSAEFPQSTGIAAFRGRLYADLRDMDKLVQWQSQLLPGIHAEPEYWFSLGILMNQQSKPRVAIRCFAEAVKRDPTDRFSYLELSRALTSIGQVDEAECARQKFSSLDETTRLAYTFGRRPGSEAELNRMADLLHTLNREIESIGWRMLAFERFGGSTAEIDTLVAQRRELVAKNDPPNTATQDENAPPHDLASPANDADTEAFELCGLRLNDWPLPAAVDLAAAVPGSRPDLDREDSVAAQVPIHLLDVAAEIGIDFQYRNGADMASEHVLLHQLTGGGIGVGDFDCDGWPDLYVTQGGGDAFDPHGSESNRLYRNLAGERFTDITDRTQTGDLGYGQGVAVADINQDGFADLVVANIGPNRIFINQGDGTFSPLTLPAWDSDSQWTTSIACGDLSGDALPEIVEVNYVDDPTALTRYCTPHNTLCNPSNFLPASDRIWKVQPDGQIYSAPEMWAGGSTPGYGFAAVIANTDGRAGSDLFVANDRIANAFWLSQAAETGGKTEDEALPIRYQLDENAQLYGCATGLLGQQQGCMGLAAGDLDRNGKIDFHVTNFWDQPADLYLQMEHGFFVHASVTRGLADVTRQTVAWGTQAVDIDRNGWLDLAVLNGHLIDRHSPAEPYQMRPQFFRGDVGGFQLQSARDMGSKDDPGNNYWNQPTLGRTMAVLDWNCDRRPDLVCNHLDVPLALLENHTEGGNSLQLELVGVVSERDAIAAEITVSCGNESWVSWVTGGDGFLCSNEPLIDIGIGAHEQVDEVIVRWPTGAEQRFSDLPANGRYLLIENDEQAFARSF, encoded by the coding sequence ATGAGACCTCTTTGCCTTCATTACCGTCGTCGCCTGTCACATCGTCGTTGCCTGTCTTATGGTGTCGTTGCCGTCTTATTCCTCGGTGTACTGAGTGGTTGCGGTCACCGCGACGAGGGGCCAACCGCAGCAGATGTGGTACGTCAACAGCAGCGTCGCGAAGCCGAAGCGGCCGCGAAGCCGAGGACGCTCGACGAGCGACTGCGAGTCGTCAGCGACTATCTCGATAACCGCAATCCGGCCGCTGCCGCTGTCGCATTACGACCACTTCTGATTTCTGACGGTTCCCATCCTGATGTCATTGTGCTGGCAGCGCGGGTCGAAGCCGCGCAGGGTAACCCCGTTGCCGCCGCAAAGATGCTCATTGAGAATCCTGGCGCCAACGAGGAGGCGACGGCGCACAGCCTCAGCGTTGCTGCCCAGTGGTTGATTGAGGCGGGGGAGTATGATCTCGCCGCAGCGCCGCTGCAGGCAATCCTTGATCGGTCGAGTGCTGACCTGGATGCGGCAGAATTGATACACATCCACCGCCAGCTCGCCGAGGTGCTGAACAATGCCGGCCGCCGGCTCGCTGCCGCACCTCACTTGAACTGGCTCGCTCAACAGGGGGCGATCCGCGAGCAAGAACTGTTCGCGATGATCGCCTACGGTGATCCCTTCATCAACACCACTGCTCCTGCGCCTGATTTCTCGCAGCGGTTGAGTCCGGTGGCACTGTCGCGGGCCAAAGTCCTGCGACATGAGGGCGACCTGGTGGGGGCGACGAAGTTGACCGAGGTGCTGTCTGCCGAATTTCCGCAATCCACTGGTATCGCCGCTTTTCGCGGCCGCCTCTACGCCGATCTCCGCGACATGGACAAATTAGTCCAGTGGCAATCGCAATTGCTCCCAGGCATTCATGCTGAGCCCGAGTATTGGTTCTCGCTGGGAATCCTGATGAATCAGCAGTCCAAACCGAGAGTAGCAATACGCTGTTTCGCCGAAGCAGTAAAACGCGATCCCACCGATCGTTTCTCATATCTGGAGCTTTCGCGAGCGTTGACCAGCATCGGGCAGGTCGACGAGGCCGAATGTGCACGTCAGAAGTTCTCATCGTTAGACGAGACAACGCGACTCGCATACACGTTCGGTAGACGGCCCGGTAGCGAGGCGGAGCTCAACCGGATGGCTGATTTGTTGCACACACTCAATCGTGAAATCGAGTCGATCGGATGGCGAATGTTGGCGTTTGAACGATTCGGCGGCTCGACTGCGGAAATTGACACGCTCGTTGCCCAGCGCCGCGAGCTCGTCGCTAAAAACGATCCGCCCAACACCGCTACCCAAGATGAAAATGCTCCTCCCCACGATCTCGCGTCCCCAGCGAACGACGCCGATACGGAGGCGTTCGAGCTATGTGGCTTGAGGCTTAACGATTGGCCGCTGCCTGCCGCCGTCGACCTCGCTGCGGCGGTCCCGGGCTCTAGACCGGACCTTGATCGAGAGGATTCCGTCGCAGCTCAGGTACCGATTCATTTACTTGACGTCGCCGCAGAGATTGGTATCGACTTTCAGTATCGCAATGGCGCCGACATGGCGAGCGAGCACGTGCTGCTGCATCAACTCACCGGTGGCGGGATCGGTGTCGGCGACTTTGACTGCGATGGATGGCCAGATTTATATGTTACCCAAGGCGGTGGGGATGCATTCGATCCTCATGGCTCAGAGTCAAATCGACTCTATCGAAACCTCGCTGGCGAGCGATTCACCGACATCACTGACCGCACGCAAACCGGTGACCTTGGGTATGGGCAAGGGGTCGCCGTTGCCGATATTAATCAAGATGGATTCGCTGATCTCGTGGTCGCCAATATCGGTCCGAACCGCATCTTCATTAACCAAGGTGACGGAACGTTTTCACCCCTAACGCTGCCTGCGTGGGACAGCGACTCGCAATGGACAACCTCCATTGCTTGTGGTGACCTTAGTGGTGATGCACTCCCTGAGATTGTGGAAGTCAACTACGTCGATGATCCGACTGCGTTAACCAGATACTGCACCCCTCACAACACGCTCTGCAACCCCAGCAATTTCTTGCCCGCATCCGACCGGATTTGGAAGGTGCAGCCCGACGGCCAGATCTACAGTGCCCCCGAAATGTGGGCTGGCGGATCCACGCCGGGCTATGGTTTCGCGGCGGTGATCGCGAACACCGACGGTCGAGCCGGTAGTGATCTCTTCGTCGCCAACGATCGGATCGCAAACGCGTTCTGGCTCAGTCAGGCAGCTGAGACGGGCGGAAAAACTGAAGACGAAGCACTGCCAATTCGTTATCAATTAGATGAGAACGCGCAGTTATATGGCTGTGCCACAGGCCTGCTAGGACAGCAGCAGGGATGCATGGGGCTTGCCGCGGGCGACTTAGATCGAAACGGCAAGATCGACTTTCATGTCACCAACTTCTGGGATCAACCCGCCGATCTCTATTTGCAGATGGAGCATGGATTCTTCGTGCATGCATCTGTCACGCGCGGTTTAGCAGACGTGACCCGCCAGACGGTCGCCTGGGGAACGCAAGCGGTCGACATTGACCGTAACGGTTGGCTCGATCTGGCGGTGCTCAATGGCCATCTCATTGATCGGCACAGTCCAGCGGAACCCTACCAGATGCGGCCGCAGTTCTTCCGAGGCGATGTAGGCGGATTCCAGCTACAATCCGCCCGTGACATGGGCTCCAAGGACGATCCTGGTAACAACTATTGGAACCAACCGACATTGGGCCGTACGATGGCGGTGCTGGATTGGAATTGCGACCGCAGACCCGACCTAGTTTGTAACCACCTCGATGTTCCGCTCGCACTCCTCGAAAACCACACCGAGGGAGGCAACTCGTTGCAATTGGAACTGGTGGGAGTCGTCAGTGAGCGTGATGCCATCGCAGCCGAAATCACTGTCTCATGTGGCAACGAGAGCTGGGTGAGTTGGGTGACTGGCGGCGATGGTTTTTTGTGTAGCAATGAACCGTTGATTGATATTGGAATTGGGGCGCATGAACAGGTCGATGAGGTGATTGTCCGGTGGCCGACGGGCGCGGAGCAGCGATTTTCCGATCTCCCAGCCAACGGGCGCTACCTTTTGATCGAGAACGATGAGCAAGCCTTTGCGCGTTCTTTCTAG